The following coding sequences lie in one Alosa sapidissima isolate fAloSap1 chromosome 15, fAloSap1.pri, whole genome shotgun sequence genomic window:
- the LOC121684029 gene encoding amyloid-beta A4 precursor protein-binding family B member 1-like isoform X4: MGGNDEDMSNHLVSKQRTDEELNEKNQRNSQEHSGNSAKWVKEGQNQQRKVAEKQQDPNHNDNVNWNEDSSPNQNNQDDVQGNEEQINTSSKILHSLRLNLDVESKNILNEPLIIEALDGEKGKEKDKNDKEDEGEELDRDEEKDVSAPSSGEKNMSPAEAGSVEEGEDLGKDACQLFSDMNATPSEEDSSWTTVSQDNSADKSPNGNGDSIWDSNAFETDSDLPPGWMRIRDTSGTYYWHIPTGTTQWDPPLPSDKVEESTMSSSMSLETTPCEEPEITWGTSTRPNIFDEEEPWKDEEATSDESLKEFEGATLRYASINLNCSQSEEGETSAALCTNLEAKCFAVRSLGWVEMSEEEMAPGRSSVAVNNCIRQLSYHKHNLHDTAGIWGEGKDMLMVLENEQMNLIDPLSQTLLHTQPIVSIRVWGVGRDNGRDFAYVARDNLTQVLKCHVFRCDTPAKHIATSLHDLCSKIMAERRSSKHGLSRLNSDSSSLGAISVQEFPVPKNELFQRFHVNYLGNVPVARPVGMDTINDALQATMDSKEKHEWTAVSVDVAPATLTILKRETEEVLCECRVRFLSFMGVGKDVHTFAFIMAEGPSDFVCHMFWCQPNAASLSEAVQAACMLRYQKCLDARPPSLGSCLPTPPADSVARRVRKGVQSLLGSFRHYTSSSQSP; the protein is encoded by the exons ATGGGTGGCAATGATGAAGACATGTCAAACCATCTGGTCAGTAAACAACGCACAGATGAAGAGTTGAACGAAAAGAATCAGCGGAATAGCCAGGAGCACAGCGGCAACAGCGCAAAATGGGTGAAGGAGGGCCAAAACCAGCAGCGCAAAGTGGCGGAGAAACAGCAGGACCCCAACCACAATGATAATGTCAACTGGAACGAGGACAGCTCCCCAAATCAAAATAATCAAGATGACGTGCAGGGCAACGAGGAACAGATTAACACATCATCAAAAATACTGCACTCCCTCCGCCTGAACCTTGATGTGGAGTCCAAGAACATCCTAAATGAACCTCTCATTATTGAGGCACTGGATGGAGAAAAGGGcaaagagaaagacaagaaTGACAAGGAAGATGAAGGTGAGGAGTTGGACAGAGACGAAGAGAAGGACGTCTCGGCACCAAGCTCAGGAGAGAAAAATATGTCCCCAGCTGAGGCTGGGTCtgtggaggaaggagaggaccTTGGCAAAGACGCCTGCCAGTTGTTCTCCGACATGAACGCAACACCTAGCGAGGAAGATTCCAGCTGGACAACGGTGTCACAGGACAATAGCGCAGACAAGTCTCCCAATGGCAATGGCG ACTCCATCTGGGACTCCAATGCTTTCGAGACAGACAGTGACCTGCCTCCAGGGTGGATGCGCATCCGAGACACCTCAGGAACCTACTACTGGCACATACCCACAGGCACTACTCAGTGGGACCCCCCCTTACCCTCTGACAAGGTGGAGGAGTCCACAATGTCTTCCAGCATGTCTCTAGAGACGACCCCGTGTGAGGAGCCAGAG ATCACTTGGGGCACTTCAACTCGTCCAAATATATTTGATGAGGAAGAGCCTTGGAAG GATGAGGAGGCCACATCAGATGAGAGTCTGAAGGAGTTTGAGGGAGCTACTCTTCGCTATGCATCTATCAACCTGAA CTGCTCCCAGTCTGAGGAGGGTGAGACATCTGCCGCACTCTGCACTAACCTGGAGGCTAAG TGTTTTGCCGTGCGCTCCCTGGGCTGGGTGGAGATGTCCGAAGAGGAAATGGCACCGGGAAGGAGCAGCGTGGCCGTCAACAACTGCATTCGTCAGCTCTCCTACCACAAGCATAACCTCCACGACACGGCAGGCATCTGGGGagag ggcaAGGACATGCTGATGGTGCTGGAGAATGAGCAGATGAACCTGATCGACCCGCTGAGCCAGACTCTGCTGCACACCCAGCCCATCGTGAGCATCCGCGTGTGGGGCGTGGGCCGAGACAACGGCAG GGATTTTGCATACGTAGCCCGAGACAACCTGACCCAAGTCCTGAAGTGTCATGTGTTCCGCTGTGACACCCCTGCCAAGCACATTGCCACCAGTCTGCATGACCTGTGCTCCAAG ATCATGGCAGAGAGAAGAAGTTCCAAGCACGGGCTGAGCCGCCTCAACTCTGACTCCTCCAGTCTGGGAGCCATATCAGTGCAAG AATTCCCTGTGCCAAAAAATGAGCTGTTCCAGCGTTTCCATGTCAACTACCTTGGCAATGTGCCCGTGGCTAGGCCAGTAG GCATGGACACCATCAACGACGCCCTGCAAGCCACAATGGACAGCAAAGAGAAGCACGAGTGGACAGCGGTGTCTGTCGACGTCGCTCCCGCTACACTGACCATCTTAAAACGAGAG ACCGAGGAGGTCCTGTGTGAGTGCCGCGTGCGTTTCCTCTCCTTCATGGGCGTGGGGAAGGATGTCCACACCTTCGCCTTCATCATGGCGGAGGGCCCTAGCGACTTTGTGTGCCATATGTTCTGGTGCCAGCCCAACGCCGCCAGCTTGAGCGAAGCCGTCCAGGCCGCATGCATG cTGCGCTATCAGAAGTGTCTGGATGCACGCCCGCCCAGCCTGGGCTCCTGCCTGCCGACCCCCCCTGCAGACTCGGTGGCACGACGGGTTAGAAAGGGAGTGCAAAGCCTGCTGGGCAGCTTCAGGCACTACACCTCCAGCTCCCAGTctccctga
- the LOC121684029 gene encoding amyloid-beta A4 precursor protein-binding family B member 1-like isoform X3 — protein sequence MGGNDEDMSNHLVSKQRTDEELNEKNQRNSQEHSGNSAKWVKEGQNQQRKVAEKQQDPNHNDNVNWNEDSSPNQNNQDDVQGNEEQINTSSKILHSLRLNLDVESKNILNEPLIIEALDGEKGKEKDKNDKEDEGEELDRDEEKDVSAPSSGEKNMSPAEAGSVEEGEDLGKDACQLFSDMNATPSEEDSSWTTVSQDNSADKSPNGNGDSIWDSNAFETDSDLPPGWMRIRDTSGTYYWHIPTGTTQWDPPLPSDKVEESTMSSSMSLETTPCEEPEITWGTSTRPNIFDEEEPWKDEEATSDESLKEFEGATLRYASINLNCSQSEEGETSAALCTNLEAKCFAVRSLGWVEMSEEEMAPGRSSVAVNNCIRQLSYHKHNLHDTAGIWGEGKDMLMVLENEQMNLIDPLSQTLLHTQPIVSIRVWGVGRDNGRERDFAYVARDNLTQVLKCHVFRCDTPAKHIATSLHDLCSKIMAERRSSKHGLSRLNSDSSSLGAISVQEFPVPKNELFQRFHVNYLGNVPVARPVGMDTINDALQATMDSKEKHEWTAVSVDVAPATLTILKRETEEVLCECRVRFLSFMGVGKDVHTFAFIMAEGPSDFVCHMFWCQPNAASLSEAVQAACMLRYQKCLDARPPSLGSCLPTPPADSVARRVRKGVQSLLGSFRHYTSSSQSP from the exons ATGGGTGGCAATGATGAAGACATGTCAAACCATCTGGTCAGTAAACAACGCACAGATGAAGAGTTGAACGAAAAGAATCAGCGGAATAGCCAGGAGCACAGCGGCAACAGCGCAAAATGGGTGAAGGAGGGCCAAAACCAGCAGCGCAAAGTGGCGGAGAAACAGCAGGACCCCAACCACAATGATAATGTCAACTGGAACGAGGACAGCTCCCCAAATCAAAATAATCAAGATGACGTGCAGGGCAACGAGGAACAGATTAACACATCATCAAAAATACTGCACTCCCTCCGCCTGAACCTTGATGTGGAGTCCAAGAACATCCTAAATGAACCTCTCATTATTGAGGCACTGGATGGAGAAAAGGGcaaagagaaagacaagaaTGACAAGGAAGATGAAGGTGAGGAGTTGGACAGAGACGAAGAGAAGGACGTCTCGGCACCAAGCTCAGGAGAGAAAAATATGTCCCCAGCTGAGGCTGGGTCtgtggaggaaggagaggaccTTGGCAAAGACGCCTGCCAGTTGTTCTCCGACATGAACGCAACACCTAGCGAGGAAGATTCCAGCTGGACAACGGTGTCACAGGACAATAGCGCAGACAAGTCTCCCAATGGCAATGGCG ACTCCATCTGGGACTCCAATGCTTTCGAGACAGACAGTGACCTGCCTCCAGGGTGGATGCGCATCCGAGACACCTCAGGAACCTACTACTGGCACATACCCACAGGCACTACTCAGTGGGACCCCCCCTTACCCTCTGACAAGGTGGAGGAGTCCACAATGTCTTCCAGCATGTCTCTAGAGACGACCCCGTGTGAGGAGCCAGAG ATCACTTGGGGCACTTCAACTCGTCCAAATATATTTGATGAGGAAGAGCCTTGGAAG GATGAGGAGGCCACATCAGATGAGAGTCTGAAGGAGTTTGAGGGAGCTACTCTTCGCTATGCATCTATCAACCTGAA CTGCTCCCAGTCTGAGGAGGGTGAGACATCTGCCGCACTCTGCACTAACCTGGAGGCTAAG TGTTTTGCCGTGCGCTCCCTGGGCTGGGTGGAGATGTCCGAAGAGGAAATGGCACCGGGAAGGAGCAGCGTGGCCGTCAACAACTGCATTCGTCAGCTCTCCTACCACAAGCATAACCTCCACGACACGGCAGGCATCTGGGGagag ggcaAGGACATGCTGATGGTGCTGGAGAATGAGCAGATGAACCTGATCGACCCGCTGAGCCAGACTCTGCTGCACACCCAGCCCATCGTGAGCATCCGCGTGTGGGGCGTGGGCCGAGACAACGGCAG AGAAAG GGATTTTGCATACGTAGCCCGAGACAACCTGACCCAAGTCCTGAAGTGTCATGTGTTCCGCTGTGACACCCCTGCCAAGCACATTGCCACCAGTCTGCATGACCTGTGCTCCAAG ATCATGGCAGAGAGAAGAAGTTCCAAGCACGGGCTGAGCCGCCTCAACTCTGACTCCTCCAGTCTGGGAGCCATATCAGTGCAAG AATTCCCTGTGCCAAAAAATGAGCTGTTCCAGCGTTTCCATGTCAACTACCTTGGCAATGTGCCCGTGGCTAGGCCAGTAG GCATGGACACCATCAACGACGCCCTGCAAGCCACAATGGACAGCAAAGAGAAGCACGAGTGGACAGCGGTGTCTGTCGACGTCGCTCCCGCTACACTGACCATCTTAAAACGAGAG ACCGAGGAGGTCCTGTGTGAGTGCCGCGTGCGTTTCCTCTCCTTCATGGGCGTGGGGAAGGATGTCCACACCTTCGCCTTCATCATGGCGGAGGGCCCTAGCGACTTTGTGTGCCATATGTTCTGGTGCCAGCCCAACGCCGCCAGCTTGAGCGAAGCCGTCCAGGCCGCATGCATG cTGCGCTATCAGAAGTGTCTGGATGCACGCCCGCCCAGCCTGGGCTCCTGCCTGCCGACCCCCCCTGCAGACTCGGTGGCACGACGGGTTAGAAAGGGAGTGCAAAGCCTGCTGGGCAGCTTCAGGCACTACACCTCCAGCTCCCAGTctccctga
- the LOC121684029 gene encoding amyloid-beta A4 precursor protein-binding family B member 1-like isoform X1: protein MGGNDEDMSNHLVSKQRTDEELNEKNQRNSQEHSGNSAKWVKEGQNQQRKVAEKQQDPNHNDNVNWNEDSSPNQNNQDDVQGNEEQINTSSKILHSLRLNLDVESKNILNEPLIIEALDGEKGKEKDKNDKEDEGEELDRDEEKDVSAPSSGEKNMSPAEAGSVEEGEDLGKDACQLFSDMNATPSEEDSSWTTVSQDNSADKSPNGNGDSIWDSNAFETDSDLPPGWMRIRDTSGTYYWHIPTGTTQWDPPLPSDKVEESTMSSSMSLETTPCEEPEITWGTSTRPNIFDEEEPWKDEEATSDESLKEFEGATLRYASINLNCSQSEEGETSAALCTNLEAKCFAVRSLGWVEMSEEEMAPGRSSVAVNNCIRQLSYHKHNLHDTAGIWGEGKDMLMVLENEQMNLIDPLSQTLLHTQPIVSIRVWGVGRDNGRERDFAYVARDNLTQVLKCHVFRCDTPAKHIATSLHDLCSKIMAERRSSKHGLSRLNSDSSSLGAISVQEFPVPKNELFQRFHVNYLGNVPVARPVGKERLGMDTINDALQATMDSKEKHEWTAVSVDVAPATLTILKRETEEVLCECRVRFLSFMGVGKDVHTFAFIMAEGPSDFVCHMFWCQPNAASLSEAVQAACMLRYQKCLDARPPSLGSCLPTPPADSVARRVRKGVQSLLGSFRHYTSSSQSP, encoded by the exons ATGGGTGGCAATGATGAAGACATGTCAAACCATCTGGTCAGTAAACAACGCACAGATGAAGAGTTGAACGAAAAGAATCAGCGGAATAGCCAGGAGCACAGCGGCAACAGCGCAAAATGGGTGAAGGAGGGCCAAAACCAGCAGCGCAAAGTGGCGGAGAAACAGCAGGACCCCAACCACAATGATAATGTCAACTGGAACGAGGACAGCTCCCCAAATCAAAATAATCAAGATGACGTGCAGGGCAACGAGGAACAGATTAACACATCATCAAAAATACTGCACTCCCTCCGCCTGAACCTTGATGTGGAGTCCAAGAACATCCTAAATGAACCTCTCATTATTGAGGCACTGGATGGAGAAAAGGGcaaagagaaagacaagaaTGACAAGGAAGATGAAGGTGAGGAGTTGGACAGAGACGAAGAGAAGGACGTCTCGGCACCAAGCTCAGGAGAGAAAAATATGTCCCCAGCTGAGGCTGGGTCtgtggaggaaggagaggaccTTGGCAAAGACGCCTGCCAGTTGTTCTCCGACATGAACGCAACACCTAGCGAGGAAGATTCCAGCTGGACAACGGTGTCACAGGACAATAGCGCAGACAAGTCTCCCAATGGCAATGGCG ACTCCATCTGGGACTCCAATGCTTTCGAGACAGACAGTGACCTGCCTCCAGGGTGGATGCGCATCCGAGACACCTCAGGAACCTACTACTGGCACATACCCACAGGCACTACTCAGTGGGACCCCCCCTTACCCTCTGACAAGGTGGAGGAGTCCACAATGTCTTCCAGCATGTCTCTAGAGACGACCCCGTGTGAGGAGCCAGAG ATCACTTGGGGCACTTCAACTCGTCCAAATATATTTGATGAGGAAGAGCCTTGGAAG GATGAGGAGGCCACATCAGATGAGAGTCTGAAGGAGTTTGAGGGAGCTACTCTTCGCTATGCATCTATCAACCTGAA CTGCTCCCAGTCTGAGGAGGGTGAGACATCTGCCGCACTCTGCACTAACCTGGAGGCTAAG TGTTTTGCCGTGCGCTCCCTGGGCTGGGTGGAGATGTCCGAAGAGGAAATGGCACCGGGAAGGAGCAGCGTGGCCGTCAACAACTGCATTCGTCAGCTCTCCTACCACAAGCATAACCTCCACGACACGGCAGGCATCTGGGGagag ggcaAGGACATGCTGATGGTGCTGGAGAATGAGCAGATGAACCTGATCGACCCGCTGAGCCAGACTCTGCTGCACACCCAGCCCATCGTGAGCATCCGCGTGTGGGGCGTGGGCCGAGACAACGGCAG AGAAAG GGATTTTGCATACGTAGCCCGAGACAACCTGACCCAAGTCCTGAAGTGTCATGTGTTCCGCTGTGACACCCCTGCCAAGCACATTGCCACCAGTCTGCATGACCTGTGCTCCAAG ATCATGGCAGAGAGAAGAAGTTCCAAGCACGGGCTGAGCCGCCTCAACTCTGACTCCTCCAGTCTGGGAGCCATATCAGTGCAAG AATTCCCTGTGCCAAAAAATGAGCTGTTCCAGCGTTTCCATGTCAACTACCTTGGCAATGTGCCCGTGGCTAGGCCAGTAGGTAAGGAACGCTTGG GCATGGACACCATCAACGACGCCCTGCAAGCCACAATGGACAGCAAAGAGAAGCACGAGTGGACAGCGGTGTCTGTCGACGTCGCTCCCGCTACACTGACCATCTTAAAACGAGAG ACCGAGGAGGTCCTGTGTGAGTGCCGCGTGCGTTTCCTCTCCTTCATGGGCGTGGGGAAGGATGTCCACACCTTCGCCTTCATCATGGCGGAGGGCCCTAGCGACTTTGTGTGCCATATGTTCTGGTGCCAGCCCAACGCCGCCAGCTTGAGCGAAGCCGTCCAGGCCGCATGCATG cTGCGCTATCAGAAGTGTCTGGATGCACGCCCGCCCAGCCTGGGCTCCTGCCTGCCGACCCCCCCTGCAGACTCGGTGGCACGACGGGTTAGAAAGGGAGTGCAAAGCCTGCTGGGCAGCTTCAGGCACTACACCTCCAGCTCCCAGTctccctga
- the LOC121684029 gene encoding amyloid-beta A4 precursor protein-binding family B member 1-like isoform X2: MGGNDEDMSNHLVSKQRTDEELNEKNQRNSQEHSGNSAKWVKEGQNQQRKVAEKQQDPNHNDNVNWNEDSSPNQNNQDDVQGNEEQINTSSKILHSLRLNLDVESKNILNEPLIIEALDGEKGKEKDKNDKEDEGEELDRDEEKDVSAPSSGEKNMSPAEAGSVEEGEDLGKDACQLFSDMNATPSEEDSSWTTVSQDNSADKSPNGNGDSIWDSNAFETDSDLPPGWMRIRDTSGTYYWHIPTGTTQWDPPLPSDKVEESTMSSSMSLETTPCEEPEITWGTSTRPNIFDEEEPWKDEEATSDESLKEFEGATLRYASINLNCSQSEEGETSAALCTNLEAKCFAVRSLGWVEMSEEEMAPGRSSVAVNNCIRQLSYHKHNLHDTAGIWGEGKDMLMVLENEQMNLIDPLSQTLLHTQPIVSIRVWGVGRDNGRDFAYVARDNLTQVLKCHVFRCDTPAKHIATSLHDLCSKIMAERRSSKHGLSRLNSDSSSLGAISVQEFPVPKNELFQRFHVNYLGNVPVARPVGKERLGMDTINDALQATMDSKEKHEWTAVSVDVAPATLTILKRETEEVLCECRVRFLSFMGVGKDVHTFAFIMAEGPSDFVCHMFWCQPNAASLSEAVQAACMLRYQKCLDARPPSLGSCLPTPPADSVARRVRKGVQSLLGSFRHYTSSSQSP; this comes from the exons ATGGGTGGCAATGATGAAGACATGTCAAACCATCTGGTCAGTAAACAACGCACAGATGAAGAGTTGAACGAAAAGAATCAGCGGAATAGCCAGGAGCACAGCGGCAACAGCGCAAAATGGGTGAAGGAGGGCCAAAACCAGCAGCGCAAAGTGGCGGAGAAACAGCAGGACCCCAACCACAATGATAATGTCAACTGGAACGAGGACAGCTCCCCAAATCAAAATAATCAAGATGACGTGCAGGGCAACGAGGAACAGATTAACACATCATCAAAAATACTGCACTCCCTCCGCCTGAACCTTGATGTGGAGTCCAAGAACATCCTAAATGAACCTCTCATTATTGAGGCACTGGATGGAGAAAAGGGcaaagagaaagacaagaaTGACAAGGAAGATGAAGGTGAGGAGTTGGACAGAGACGAAGAGAAGGACGTCTCGGCACCAAGCTCAGGAGAGAAAAATATGTCCCCAGCTGAGGCTGGGTCtgtggaggaaggagaggaccTTGGCAAAGACGCCTGCCAGTTGTTCTCCGACATGAACGCAACACCTAGCGAGGAAGATTCCAGCTGGACAACGGTGTCACAGGACAATAGCGCAGACAAGTCTCCCAATGGCAATGGCG ACTCCATCTGGGACTCCAATGCTTTCGAGACAGACAGTGACCTGCCTCCAGGGTGGATGCGCATCCGAGACACCTCAGGAACCTACTACTGGCACATACCCACAGGCACTACTCAGTGGGACCCCCCCTTACCCTCTGACAAGGTGGAGGAGTCCACAATGTCTTCCAGCATGTCTCTAGAGACGACCCCGTGTGAGGAGCCAGAG ATCACTTGGGGCACTTCAACTCGTCCAAATATATTTGATGAGGAAGAGCCTTGGAAG GATGAGGAGGCCACATCAGATGAGAGTCTGAAGGAGTTTGAGGGAGCTACTCTTCGCTATGCATCTATCAACCTGAA CTGCTCCCAGTCTGAGGAGGGTGAGACATCTGCCGCACTCTGCACTAACCTGGAGGCTAAG TGTTTTGCCGTGCGCTCCCTGGGCTGGGTGGAGATGTCCGAAGAGGAAATGGCACCGGGAAGGAGCAGCGTGGCCGTCAACAACTGCATTCGTCAGCTCTCCTACCACAAGCATAACCTCCACGACACGGCAGGCATCTGGGGagag ggcaAGGACATGCTGATGGTGCTGGAGAATGAGCAGATGAACCTGATCGACCCGCTGAGCCAGACTCTGCTGCACACCCAGCCCATCGTGAGCATCCGCGTGTGGGGCGTGGGCCGAGACAACGGCAG GGATTTTGCATACGTAGCCCGAGACAACCTGACCCAAGTCCTGAAGTGTCATGTGTTCCGCTGTGACACCCCTGCCAAGCACATTGCCACCAGTCTGCATGACCTGTGCTCCAAG ATCATGGCAGAGAGAAGAAGTTCCAAGCACGGGCTGAGCCGCCTCAACTCTGACTCCTCCAGTCTGGGAGCCATATCAGTGCAAG AATTCCCTGTGCCAAAAAATGAGCTGTTCCAGCGTTTCCATGTCAACTACCTTGGCAATGTGCCCGTGGCTAGGCCAGTAGGTAAGGAACGCTTGG GCATGGACACCATCAACGACGCCCTGCAAGCCACAATGGACAGCAAAGAGAAGCACGAGTGGACAGCGGTGTCTGTCGACGTCGCTCCCGCTACACTGACCATCTTAAAACGAGAG ACCGAGGAGGTCCTGTGTGAGTGCCGCGTGCGTTTCCTCTCCTTCATGGGCGTGGGGAAGGATGTCCACACCTTCGCCTTCATCATGGCGGAGGGCCCTAGCGACTTTGTGTGCCATATGTTCTGGTGCCAGCCCAACGCCGCCAGCTTGAGCGAAGCCGTCCAGGCCGCATGCATG cTGCGCTATCAGAAGTGTCTGGATGCACGCCCGCCCAGCCTGGGCTCCTGCCTGCCGACCCCCCCTGCAGACTCGGTGGCACGACGGGTTAGAAAGGGAGTGCAAAGCCTGCTGGGCAGCTTCAGGCACTACACCTCCAGCTCCCAGTctccctga